In one Candidatus Woesearchaeota archaeon B3_Woes genomic region, the following are encoded:
- a CDS encoding RNA methyltransferase, translated as MLNVILVKPENPGNIGAVSRVMANFDLKNLILVDPKCNHLSQEARNRAKHSQSILKKARVVKKIPKMDYLIATTAIRGTSYNPRSPLTPAQLSSIIPVNKKIGLLIGPESSGLSNKEILSADFVVTIPTSKKYSTLNISHSCAVLFYELFNKENTLNELASLKDKEILLENINKALGKIKFSTSDKKKTQKIVWKRIIGKSFLTKREAFSLIGFFKKIK; from the coding sequence ATGTTAAATGTAATTTTAGTTAAACCTGAAAATCCTGGAAATATTGGTGCAGTTTCTAGAGTAATGGCTAATTTTGATTTAAAAAATTTGATTTTAGTTGATCCTAAATGTAATCATTTAAGTCAGGAAGCTAGGAATAGAGCGAAACATTCACAATCAATTCTTAAAAAAGCTAGAGTTGTTAAGAAAATCCCTAAAATGGATTACTTAATTGCTACAACTGCTATTAGAGGCACTTCTTATAATCCTAGGTCTCCTCTAACTCCTGCTCAATTATCATCTATTATTCCTGTTAATAAGAAGATTGGTTTGTTGATTGGTCCTGAGAGTTCTGGTTTAAGTAATAAAGAAATTTTATCAGCTGATTTTGTTGTAACAATTCCAACTTCAAAGAAATATTCTACTTTGAATATTTCTCACTCTTGTGCTGTTTTGTTTTATGAATTGTTTAATAAGGAAAATACATTAAATGAATTGGCTTCTTTGAAAGATAAAGAAATTCTTTTAGAGAATATTAATAAAGCCCTTGGTAAGATAAAATTTTCTACTTCTGATAAGAAAAAAACCCAAAAGATTGTCTGGAAAAGAATTATTGGCAAAAGTTTTTTAACAAAAAGAGAGGCTTTTAGTCTGATTGGTTTTTTTAAGAAAATCAAATAA